In Cryptomeria japonica chromosome 10, Sugi_1.0, whole genome shotgun sequence, a genomic segment contains:
- the LOC131859536 gene encoding cysteine-rich receptor-like protein kinase 2 translates to MAGIGWLIIFFGMLIMAPIRADPETRLLAYGCSSVPNGNATLFAENLKVALDYVVENVVPSGFASKNVVGASDLVDSVYALAQCRKDKSAADCSNCIKVARKQAANCTKVTGGRASYDGCFLRFENNNFYNTFTDEGNKQVCGGTNASSSNSFSATARSLMSDLCAATPQIKDYFGAHTKQGPSNTTVYGLASCIRSLQRDSCQKCLTIALDNINMCIPRSEGRGVDAGCYLRYDSKPFYPSNVTIDLKHFLPGGKKKVSSTAWIIIGVVGGVFILGLITCLLLLRKRIMRPSQKQVDTEGATELRGPGDFDFKILKKATNNFDQANKLGQGGFGEVFKVNY, encoded by the exons ATGGCTGGAATAGGGTGGCTGATTATTTTCTTTGGCATGTTAATAATGGCCCCCATCAGAGCAGATCCAGAGACCAGACTTTTAGCCTACGGATGCAGCTCTGTCCCCAATGGCAACGCCACACTCTTTGCGGAAAATTTAAAGGTGGCTCTCGATTATGTGGTGGAAAATGTTGTTCCATCCGGTTTTGCTTCAAAAAATGTGGTGGGAGCATCAGATCTGGTGGATTCAGTATATGCACTGGCGCAGTGTAGAAAGGATAAGTCAGCTGCTGATTGCAGTAACTGCATCAAGGTAGCAAGAAAACAAGCTGCCAACTGTACCAAGGTTACCGGCGGCAGGGCAAGCTACGACGGATGTTTTCTGCGTTTCGAGAACAATAATTTTTACAATACGTTCACCGATGAAGGAAATAAACAAGTGTGCGGTGGTACCAACGCGAGCTCCTCCAATTCATTTTCGGCAACTGCTCGAAGTTTGATGAGCGATCTTTGCGCTGCAACTCCGCAAATAAAAGATTATTTTGGTGCGCATACGAAACAAGGGCCGTCTAATACCACAGTCTATGGACTTGCCTCGTGTATACGTTCCCTTCAAAGGGATTCCTGCCAAAAGTGCCTCACCATCGCCCTGGATAACATAAATATGTGTATTCCTCGCTCCGAGGGACGGGGTGTAGACGCCGGCTGCTACTTGCGATACGATTCCAAACCCTTTTATCCAAGCAATGTGACTATCGACTTGAAACATTTCTTACCCGGAG GCAAGAAGAAGGTGAGTTCTACAGCGTGGATAATAATTGGTGTTGTGGGAGGAGTATTCATACTTGGCCTTATAACTTGTCTCCTCCTCCTCCGGAAGCGGATAATGCGCCCAAGCCAGAAACAAG TGGATACTGAAGGAGCAACAGAACTTCGTGGGCCGGGAGATTTTGACTTCAAGATACTGAAAAAGGCAACCAACAATTTTGATCAAGCAAATAAGCTTGGACAAGGAGGGTTTGGTGAAGTATTTAaggtaaattattaa